From Zhongshania aliphaticivorans, one genomic window encodes:
- a CDS encoding DNA polymerase III subunit delta' — MSEPQHAYAWQMAQWQDVQKQIRAERLPHALLLSGPSAIGKLRFAQALAAYLLCESPGELAACGQCRSCHFQSDASHPDFREISPEEGKRQIGVDQVRSLQHFSAQHAHRDGGRKLVLIHPAEAMNANTANALLKTLEEPASGTLLILVSHSSSQLLATIRSRCLQLSFGIPSPELTEPWLRDYVGDQAMAQRLLAEAGGRPLAARQVFDDDGLASRERFDKGLMALVDGQRSPLQFAEEMLDADILQVLDWWVARLLSLSRYQLADQALTAESWRRFKSLPAKSVIGSLERALKLRSSFSRGVALNKRLILEGVFLEWAQLCQSRAVA, encoded by the coding sequence ATGTCTGAGCCACAACATGCCTACGCCTGGCAAATGGCGCAGTGGCAAGATGTGCAAAAGCAGATCCGCGCTGAGCGTTTGCCCCACGCCTTATTGTTGAGTGGCCCCAGTGCGATTGGTAAATTGCGATTTGCCCAGGCCCTAGCGGCCTATTTGCTGTGCGAATCACCGGGAGAATTGGCAGCTTGTGGACAATGTCGCAGCTGTCATTTTCAAAGTGATGCTTCCCATCCGGATTTTCGCGAGATTTCTCCCGAGGAAGGGAAGCGGCAAATAGGCGTCGATCAAGTGCGCAGCTTGCAACATTTTTCGGCCCAACACGCTCATCGTGACGGTGGTCGGAAGCTGGTGCTTATACACCCCGCTGAGGCGATGAACGCGAATACCGCCAACGCATTGCTTAAAACCCTTGAAGAACCGGCCAGCGGCACGCTACTCATATTAGTCAGTCACAGCAGCAGCCAGCTGCTAGCGACAATACGTTCGCGCTGTTTGCAATTAAGCTTTGGTATTCCGAGCCCCGAGCTCACTGAGCCATGGTTGCGAGATTATGTCGGCGATCAAGCCATGGCACAACGCCTATTAGCGGAAGCGGGTGGGCGGCCTCTGGCGGCGCGGCAGGTCTTTGACGACGATGGTTTGGCAAGTCGCGAGCGTTTTGACAAGGGCTTGATGGCCTTAGTAGACGGGCAGCGCAGCCCTTTGCAATTTGCGGAGGAGATGCTAGACGCAGATATATTGCAGGTGCTCGACTGGTGGGTGGCGCGCTTACTGTCGCTGTCTCGCTACCAATTGGCAGACCAAGCTTTAACTGCCGAGAGTTGGCGGCGCTTTAAATCGCTTCCAGCAAAGAGTGTCATCGGCAGTTTAGAGCGCGCCCTGAAACTGCGGAGTAGTTTTAGCCGTGGCGTTGCGCTGAATAAGCGCTTGATATTGGAAGGCGTATTCCTCGAGTGGGCGCAATTGTGCCAAAGTCGTGCGGTTGCTTAA
- the clpP gene encoding ATP-dependent Clp endopeptidase proteolytic subunit ClpP, producing the protein MSRNSIDGINNNSITNLGLVPMVVEQTARGERSYDIYSRLLKERVIFCVGQVEDHMANLIVAQLLFLESENPDKDIHLYINSPGGSVTAGLSIYDTMQFIRPNVSTMCIGQAASMGAFLLSGGEKGKRFILPNARTMIHQPSGGAQGQATDIDIQAREILIIRERLNHLMAQHTGQSYETIAKDTERDNFMNAQQSCDYGLVDQVLTDRK; encoded by the coding sequence ATGTCGCGCAACTCGATTGACGGTATCAACAATAATTCTATTACTAATCTAGGCTTGGTGCCTATGGTCGTCGAACAGACGGCGCGGGGCGAGCGCTCCTATGATATTTATTCGCGTCTTCTTAAAGAGCGAGTGATTTTCTGTGTTGGTCAGGTTGAAGACCATATGGCTAACCTAATCGTGGCTCAGTTGCTGTTCTTGGAATCAGAAAATCCAGATAAAGATATTCATTTATACATAAATTCGCCAGGTGGTTCGGTAACGGCAGGCCTGTCTATTTATGACACCATGCAATTTATTCGTCCCAATGTGAGCACCATGTGTATTGGCCAGGCGGCCAGTATGGGCGCGTTCTTGCTGAGCGGTGGCGAAAAAGGTAAACGCTTTATTCTGCCAAACGCTCGCACAATGATTCACCAGCCCAGTGGTGGTGCTCAGGGGCAGGCAACGGATATCGATATTCAAGCGCGGGAGATTCTGATTATCCGCGAACGCTTGAATCATCTTATGGCTCAGCACACTGGCCAAAGCTATGAAACCATTGCTAAGGACACTGAGCGGGACAACTTCATGAACGCCCAGCAGTCTTGCGATTACGGCTTGGTTGACCAAGTTTTGACTGACCGCAAATAA
- the tig gene encoding trigger factor, translating to MQVSVETTSGLERRLIVGVPAARVDGAVDSRLQKAAKTVKLDGFRPGKVPMSVVRQRFGQSVRMEVLGEVMNECFYEAIQQQELKPAGRPEIEPKSLEAGKDIEFVATFEVFPEIEAKDYSSIVVKKPVAEITAADVDKMIENLRSQRADWSVVERTAADGDKVNIDYLGTKDGVEFEGGKAEGSDLELGSGRMIPGFEAGIEGMAAGEEKVIAVSFPEDYHSEDLKGAAVEFKITLNSVSAKELPELNEELFEAFGVKEGGLDAFRAEVEKNMARELKNATKSRIKNQVMEGVLKVHSDLQVPKALVSQEIEALRGQQMQQFGAMAEKLNAADILPDELFRDNAERRVKLGLVLNELISAEGIKADADKVRAALEEMAASFEDKDEIINHYMGNPQQLQQIEGMVIEEEVVEKLLEKSKVSEETLSYEEVMSPPAEEADAS from the coding sequence ATGCAAGTTTCCGTTGAAACGACTTCTGGCCTAGAACGCCGTCTGATTGTAGGTGTTCCTGCCGCCCGTGTAGATGGCGCAGTTGATAGCCGTCTGCAAAAAGCTGCAAAAACCGTAAAGCTTGATGGCTTCCGTCCCGGTAAAGTGCCGATGAGCGTGGTTCGCCAGCGTTTCGGCCAGTCGGTACGCATGGAAGTACTCGGCGAAGTAATGAATGAGTGCTTCTACGAAGCCATTCAGCAGCAAGAGCTAAAGCCTGCTGGTCGCCCAGAAATCGAGCCAAAAAGCTTGGAAGCCGGTAAAGACATTGAGTTTGTTGCCACTTTCGAAGTATTCCCAGAAATCGAAGCCAAAGATTACAGCTCGATTGTGGTGAAAAAGCCGGTTGCCGAAATCACTGCCGCTGATGTCGATAAGATGATCGAAAATCTGCGCTCTCAGCGTGCTGATTGGAGTGTTGTTGAGCGCACCGCAGCCGATGGCGACAAAGTTAATATCGACTACCTTGGCACTAAAGATGGTGTAGAGTTTGAAGGTGGTAAGGCTGAAGGTTCTGATCTAGAGCTCGGTTCTGGCCGTATGATTCCTGGCTTTGAAGCGGGAATCGAGGGGATGGCAGCCGGAGAAGAAAAGGTTATTGCCGTGTCTTTTCCTGAGGACTACCACAGCGAAGACCTTAAGGGCGCTGCGGTTGAGTTTAAGATTACCTTGAACTCTGTTAGCGCCAAAGAATTGCCTGAACTCAATGAAGAATTGTTTGAGGCTTTTGGTGTGAAAGAGGGCGGTTTAGACGCTTTTCGCGCTGAAGTAGAAAAAAATATGGCTCGGGAGTTGAAAAATGCGACTAAGTCCCGCATTAAGAACCAAGTCATGGAAGGTGTGCTAAAGGTGCATTCTGATTTGCAGGTGCCTAAAGCGCTTGTTAGTCAAGAGATTGAGGCTTTGCGCGGACAGCAAATGCAGCAGTTTGGCGCAATGGCTGAAAAGCTTAATGCAGCAGACATCCTTCCCGACGAGCTTTTCCGTGATAACGCGGAGCGTCGTGTTAAATTAGGCTTGGTACTCAATGAGCTAATTAGCGCAGAAGGTATTAAAGCCGACGCAGACAAGGTTCGCGCTGCTCTTGAAGAGATGGCGGCTAGCTTCGAAGATAAAGACGAGATTATCAATCACTACATGGGTAACCCCCAGCAGCTTCAGCAGATCGAAGGTATGGTCATTGAAGAGGAAGTTGTTGAGAAATTGCTTGAAAAATCGAAGGTTAGCGAAGAAACTTTAAGCTACGAAGAAGTTATGTCGCCACCGGCGGAAGAGGCAGACGCGTCTTAA
- the gcvT gene encoding glycine cleavage system aminomethyltransferase GcvT, producing the protein MTVEVLKTTALNALHRELGAKMVPFAGYDMPVQYPMGVMKEHLQVRNAAGLFDVSHMGQIRLRGENIAQALEALMPQDVLGLPLDRQRYGLLTNEQGGIRDDLMFANCGDSFMLVVNAACKDQDYAWLRQNLPESISMEMLVDQGLLALQGPAARQVMARLAPAAANMVFMDTLSCQVAGIDCWLSCSGYTGEDGFEISVAAADAEKLARLLLAEDEVEFIGLGARDSLRLEAGLCLYGHDMDESISPVSANLLWAISKVRRPGEARAGNYPGAAVIAKQLAEGTAEKRVLLDVEGRAPVREGVEIVNAEGSVLGRVSSGGFGPSIGRPIVMAYVATKALSQGEALYASVRGKLLPLTLRKSPFVEQRYYRG; encoded by the coding sequence ATGACCGTTGAAGTATTAAAAACCACTGCCCTAAATGCATTACACCGCGAGCTTGGCGCAAAAATGGTGCCGTTTGCAGGGTATGATATGCCGGTGCAGTACCCCATGGGTGTAATGAAAGAGCATTTGCAAGTGCGTAATGCGGCGGGCTTATTTGATGTGTCGCATATGGGGCAGATTCGCTTGCGCGGAGAAAATATTGCGCAAGCGCTGGAAGCCTTGATGCCGCAAGATGTGTTGGGTTTGCCACTTGATCGCCAGCGCTATGGCTTGTTAACAAATGAGCAGGGCGGCATTCGCGATGATCTTATGTTCGCCAACTGCGGCGACAGTTTTATGTTAGTGGTGAATGCCGCCTGTAAAGACCAAGATTATGCGTGGCTGCGGCAGAATTTACCGGAATCCATCAGCATGGAAATGCTGGTGGATCAGGGCTTGCTGGCATTGCAGGGGCCAGCCGCGCGGCAGGTGATGGCACGTTTGGCGCCAGCGGCTGCCAATATGGTGTTTATGGATACGCTGTCCTGTCAAGTTGCTGGCATTGATTGCTGGCTGAGTTGCTCCGGTTACACCGGCGAAGATGGTTTTGAGATATCCGTTGCTGCCGCTGACGCAGAAAAGTTAGCGCGCCTTTTATTGGCCGAAGACGAAGTGGAGTTTATTGGCCTCGGTGCCAGAGACTCGCTGCGTCTAGAAGCGGGCCTATGCCTTTATGGTCATGACATGGATGAGAGTATTTCGCCCGTCTCCGCCAATTTGCTGTGGGCGATCTCCAAGGTGCGGCGTCCCGGTGAGGCGCGGGCCGGAAATTATCCCGGCGCAGCTGTTATCGCCAAACAATTAGCTGAAGGCACCGCAGAAAAGCGGGTCTTGCTCGACGTTGAAGGGCGAGCGCCAGTGCGCGAGGGTGTTGAGATCGTCAATGCTGAGGGCAGTGTGCTTGGGCGAGTCAGTAGCGGCGGTTTCGGTCCGAGTATCGGGCGCCCTATAGTGATGGCCTACGTCGCAACAAAAGCACTCAGTCAGGGTGAGGCGCTCTACGCCAGTGTTCGAGGTAAATTATTGCCACTAACGCTACGTAAAAGCCCTTTTGTTGAGCAGCGTTATTATCGCGGTTAA
- the fadA gene encoding acetyl-CoA C-acyltransferase FadA: MTFKANDVVIVDCARTPMARSKNGVFRNVRAENLSAALIDALLARNPGVDPASFEDVIWGCVNQTNEQGWNIARMISVLTKLPHEVAGQTVSRLCGSSMSALHTAAGAIMSGCGDTFMVGGVEHMGHLAMNHGVDPNPQASKYVARAAGMMGMTAEALGMMHGISREQQDAFGLRSHMRATEAQAKGLFDNEIFAMEGHAEDGRKILVKADTTVRPETTLESLAQLRPAFDPRNGTVTAGTSSQIADGASAMIVMSGQRAMDLGLTPRAKITAMAVAGVDPSIMGYGPVPSTHKALKRVGMSMDDIQTVELNEAFAAQSLPVLKDLGLLDKMDDKVNLNGGAIALGHPFGCSGTRIVTTLLNVMEQRDTSVGLATMCIGMGQGISTIIERV; encoded by the coding sequence ATGACTTTTAAAGCAAATGATGTGGTAATTGTCGATTGCGCCCGTACCCCAATGGCGCGCTCTAAAAACGGCGTGTTTCGGAATGTACGTGCTGAAAATTTATCGGCGGCCCTGATTGATGCGCTATTGGCGCGCAATCCCGGTGTGGATCCGGCGAGTTTTGAAGATGTGATCTGGGGCTGTGTGAACCAGACGAATGAGCAGGGTTGGAATATTGCGCGAATGATTTCTGTGCTTACCAAGCTTCCTCATGAAGTAGCGGGGCAGACTGTGAGCCGTTTGTGCGGTTCTTCAATGTCTGCACTGCACACCGCTGCTGGCGCAATTATGAGTGGCTGCGGTGACACCTTTATGGTCGGTGGCGTTGAGCATATGGGTCATTTGGCCATGAACCACGGTGTTGACCCTAACCCGCAGGCGAGCAAATACGTGGCGCGCGCTGCAGGCATGATGGGCATGACCGCCGAGGCGCTCGGCATGATGCACGGCATTAGCCGCGAGCAGCAAGACGCCTTCGGTCTGCGCTCGCATATGCGCGCGACTGAAGCGCAGGCTAAGGGACTCTTCGATAATGAGATTTTTGCGATGGAAGGCCACGCTGAAGACGGTCGCAAAATATTGGTGAAAGCCGATACCACGGTTCGCCCTGAAACGACGCTAGAGAGTTTGGCGCAGCTGCGCCCAGCATTTGACCCTCGCAACGGTACTGTAACGGCAGGCACTAGCTCGCAGATCGCCGATGGCGCCTCTGCAATGATCGTGATGTCTGGTCAGCGGGCAATGGATCTTGGTTTAACGCCGCGGGCTAAGATCACGGCAATGGCCGTTGCTGGTGTCGACCCGTCAATCATGGGCTATGGTCCAGTTCCGTCAACCCATAAAGCGCTTAAGCGCGTTGGGATGAGCATGGACGATATCCAGACCGTAGAGCTTAACGAGGCGTTTGCCGCGCAATCTCTGCCTGTGCTTAAAGACTTGGGCTTGCTGGATAAAATGGACGACAAGGTTAACCTTAATGGCGGTGCGATTGCCCTGGGTCACCCCTTTGGCTGTTCAGGTACCCGTATTGTCACTACCTTGTTGAATGTTATGGAGCAACGCGACACGTCAGTAGGTTTGGCGACTATGTGTATTGGTATGGGGCAGGGCATTAGTACGATTATCGAGCGCGTCTAA
- a CDS encoding TatD family hydrolase produces the protein MLVDSHCHLDRIDLSPYDGSLDAAVKAATERGVDRMLCIGIDLNNAPAVVAIAEKFPNIYASVGIHPLDIADEICSKQTLLALADHPKVVAIGETGLDYYYSSERKEEQQQSFTQHLQVSASCGKPTIVHTRDARADTLKLIAEHGSAEVGGVLHCFTESWEMAEAALDMGYYISFSGIITFKNAQELREVVRRVPMSRLLVETDSPYLAPVPYRGKKNEPKYVVEVAECVAELKGLSFADVAQQTTANFEQLFSLGR, from the coding sequence ATGCTTGTAGACAGTCATTGTCATCTTGATCGTATTGACCTCAGCCCTTATGACGGGAGCCTCGATGCTGCGGTTAAAGCCGCCACTGAGCGGGGGGTTGACCGTATGTTGTGCATCGGTATCGATCTTAATAACGCGCCAGCGGTGGTGGCGATTGCTGAAAAATTTCCAAATATTTACGCTTCGGTAGGTATTCATCCTCTGGATATCGCTGACGAAATTTGCTCTAAGCAGACGCTGTTGGCGCTGGCAGATCATCCCAAAGTTGTTGCCATTGGTGAGACGGGATTGGATTATTACTACAGCAGTGAGCGCAAAGAAGAGCAGCAACAAAGCTTTACCCAACACCTACAGGTGTCGGCCAGTTGCGGAAAACCCACAATAGTGCACACCCGCGATGCGCGTGCCGATACGTTGAAGCTGATTGCTGAACATGGCTCGGCTGAGGTGGGTGGCGTGCTGCACTGTTTCACGGAGTCGTGGGAAATGGCTGAAGCCGCACTCGACATGGGTTACTACATTTCTTTTTCAGGCATCATAACCTTTAAGAATGCGCAGGAATTGCGTGAGGTTGTCCGCCGGGTGCCTATGTCGCGCTTACTTGTTGAAACCGATTCGCCATATCTTGCGCCGGTGCCTTACCGGGGTAAAAAAAATGAACCGAAATACGTTGTTGAAGTAGCCGAGTGTGTTGCCGAATTGAAAGGCTTGTCTTTTGCTGACGTTGCCCAGCAAACCACCGCAAATTTTGAACAGCTGTTTTCCTTGGGGCGCTGA
- a CDS encoding PilZ domain-containing protein yields the protein MSGAQGARNGILSLTIRDKAVLYAAYMPFIRDGGLFVPTTKPYKVGDEVFMLLTLMDEPEKLPIAGKVVWITPRGAQSNRAAGVGVQFVGGDGIANKKIESYLAGIIESDKPTHTM from the coding sequence ATGAGTGGTGCGCAGGGTGCACGCAATGGCATTTTGTCACTGACTATTCGTGACAAGGCCGTATTGTATGCGGCGTATATGCCTTTTATTCGCGACGGCGGTCTTTTTGTGCCGACAACCAAGCCTTACAAGGTTGGCGACGAAGTGTTTATGCTGTTAACACTAATGGATGAACCCGAGAAATTGCCTATTGCCGGCAAAGTTGTGTGGATAACGCCACGCGGTGCACAGAGCAATCGCGCGGCTGGTGTCGGTGTTCAATTTGTTGGCGGGGACGGTATTGCTAACAAAAAAATTGAATCCTATCTTGCCGGTATCATTGAATCAGACAAGCCCACTCACACGATGTAA
- a CDS encoding beta-N-acetylglucosaminidase domain-containing protein, with the protein MAFAPGLIEGFYGRQWTWAQRFSLPGLLRQWGYGSYIYAPKADVSLRSEWPQDFSASHRDNLLILGEHCRRSGISWGLGLSPAGLQANYTPTDKIKLARKIAAIAELKPDILWVLFDDLPAGNPQLAENQLAVVNDIRAQLPQVKLAVCPSYYSFDPILEELFGRCPDNYFADLDAGLAPDIDLLWTGNRVISEAYSEEDMARATALLGRKPLLWDNYPVNDGRKTSRFLHLAPFTGRPWQLSAWCAGHMVNPMNQFHLSGLVLPTLAAVYTGRAGYDSEQLLDSVLSPLPAVLASLLKRDMTIFQRQGLDGLSENAKQRYIAEYAAVRHPVAEEVCDWLGEGYRFDPACLTD; encoded by the coding sequence ATGGCATTTGCGCCCGGACTTATTGAAGGCTTCTACGGTCGCCAATGGACGTGGGCGCAGCGTTTTTCACTGCCGGGACTGCTGCGTCAATGGGGTTATGGTAGCTACATTTACGCGCCGAAGGCCGATGTTAGTCTACGCAGTGAATGGCCACAGGATTTTAGCGCAAGTCATCGTGATAATTTATTAATACTGGGCGAACACTGTCGTCGCTCGGGAATTTCGTGGGGGCTAGGCCTTTCGCCTGCGGGCCTTCAAGCCAATTACACGCCGACAGACAAAATCAAACTAGCGCGTAAAATTGCTGCAATCGCTGAGCTAAAGCCCGATATTTTGTGGGTGTTATTTGACGATTTACCCGCCGGAAATCCGCAACTTGCTGAAAACCAGCTGGCGGTGGTCAATGATATTCGCGCCCAGCTTCCCCAGGTAAAGCTCGCGGTTTGTCCGAGCTACTATAGTTTTGATCCAATTCTTGAGGAGTTGTTTGGTCGCTGCCCCGATAATTACTTTGCGGATTTGGATGCTGGCTTAGCTCCCGATATCGATTTGCTGTGGACTGGGAATCGCGTTATTAGCGAGGCGTATTCCGAAGAGGATATGGCACGAGCCACAGCATTGCTCGGGCGAAAACCCCTGCTTTGGGACAACTACCCAGTTAATGACGGGCGTAAAACCAGTCGTTTTCTGCATTTGGCTCCCTTTACTGGGCGACCTTGGCAGTTGTCGGCATGGTGCGCCGGTCATATGGTTAATCCAATGAATCAATTTCATTTGTCGGGCCTAGTCTTGCCAACGCTGGCAGCCGTCTATACTGGCAGGGCAGGCTATGATTCTGAGCAATTGTTAGATTCCGTGCTTAGCCCGTTACCCGCAGTATTGGCGTCATTGCTGAAACGAGATATGACGATATTTCAGCGGCAGGGCCTAGATGGCCTCAGCGAAAATGCAAAACAGCGCTATATTGCAGAGTACGCAGCTGTGCGGCACCCTGTAGCTGAGGAAGTTTGTGATTGGTTAGGTGAGGGCTATCGATTTGATCCGGCGTGTTTAACCGATTAA
- the tmk gene encoding dTMP kinase, whose product MNTPAKGRFITVEGTEGVGKSTNIAFICQLLDAAGIPYIVSREPGGTPLAEEIRNTLVVPREETMCELTELLLVFAARAQHINQVIVPALARGEWVLCDRFTDATFAYQGWGRGLSTDVIASLETMVQGVLRPDCTVLLDAPVDVGMARASERGDLDRFEQEKHDFFEKVREGYLARVAAEPQRFKLIDASADLASVQGDIAAALKPQLAAYQVAANV is encoded by the coding sequence ATGAACACGCCAGCCAAAGGCCGCTTTATCACTGTTGAAGGCACTGAGGGCGTAGGTAAATCGACTAATATCGCTTTTATTTGCCAGCTGCTCGACGCAGCGGGAATTCCTTATATTGTTAGTCGGGAGCCTGGCGGTACGCCTCTCGCAGAAGAAATTCGCAATACCTTAGTAGTGCCCCGCGAAGAGACGATGTGCGAACTCACAGAGTTACTCTTGGTATTCGCAGCCCGCGCTCAGCACATTAATCAGGTAATTGTACCTGCGTTGGCACGTGGCGAATGGGTTTTGTGCGATCGTTTTACCGATGCTACCTTTGCTTATCAAGGTTGGGGGCGGGGCTTGTCTACCGATGTTATTGCCAGCTTAGAAACGATGGTGCAGGGCGTATTAAGGCCAGATTGCACCGTGCTGCTCGATGCCCCTGTCGACGTGGGTATGGCCAGAGCCAGCGAACGGGGTGATCTCGACCGTTTTGAACAAGAAAAACACGATTTCTTTGAAAAGGTGCGCGAGGGCTATTTGGCGCGGGTTGCCGCCGAGCCGCAGCGGTTTAAACTAATTGATGCCAGCGCAGACCTAGCGAGCGTGCAAGGAGACATTGCCGCCGCCCTGAAACCGCAACTAGCAGCGTATCAGGTCGCCGCAAATGTCTGA
- the fadB gene encoding fatty acid oxidation complex subunit alpha FadB: MIYQGKALTAKYLEDGIAELCFDLEGDSVNKFNRVTLQELGEATTALAEEAGLKGVLVTSGKSVFIVGADITEFTELFKLPDAELRGWAQQANDVFNAFEDLPVPTVVAINGVALGGGFEMCLACDYRVMSTAAIVGLPEVKLGINPGFGGTVRLPRVIGCDNAMLWVATGNQQKPDAALKDGGVDAVVAPELLKEASLDLLKSTIAGEFDYKARRVEKTTPVKLNDIERMMSFTTGKAMVAQQAGRHMPAPLTAAKSMERNAGLNRAEAIEVEIDHFIKLVRTPQSAALVGLFLSEQAVSKAARGFAKAGGDVKQAAVLGAGIMGGGIAYQSAYKGTPILMKDIAEAGIELGMKEAGKLLAKRVSRGRMTADKMSAVLNSIRPSLSYDGFDKADVIVEAVVENPKVKRAVLAETEKHIRKDAVLASNTSTISITHLAEALERPENFCGMHFFNPVHAMPLVEVIRGEKTSESTVAKVVKYALQMGKTPIVVNDCPGFYVNRVLFPYFAGFDMLIRDGADFRKVDKVMEGFGMPMGPAYLMDVVGIDTGYHAAEVMADGFPDRMRHDFTGISQMMFEAKRYGQKNGIGFYRYEEDKKGKPKKCEDDTALEMAAKAKQASVELSDDDIQARMMIPMCIETVRCIDEGILRDPADADMGLVMGIGFPVFRGGALRYIDQMGAKAFCEMADRYADLGPLYQPTASLRAMAANGETFFK; encoded by the coding sequence ATGATTTATCAAGGCAAGGCGTTAACTGCAAAATACCTAGAAGATGGGATTGCAGAGCTCTGTTTCGACCTTGAAGGCGATTCAGTAAATAAATTTAACCGTGTAACGCTTCAGGAGCTGGGTGAAGCCACCACGGCCCTTGCGGAGGAAGCGGGCCTCAAAGGGGTTTTGGTTACCAGCGGAAAGTCGGTATTTATTGTTGGTGCAGATATTACCGAATTTACGGAGCTGTTCAAGCTGCCAGACGCCGAGTTACGCGGCTGGGCTCAGCAAGCCAATGATGTCTTCAACGCATTTGAAGATTTGCCAGTACCAACGGTTGTCGCGATTAACGGCGTTGCCTTGGGTGGCGGTTTTGAAATGTGCTTGGCCTGTGATTACCGGGTTATGTCAACGGCAGCCATTGTTGGCTTGCCAGAAGTAAAATTAGGGATTAACCCTGGTTTTGGTGGCACAGTGCGTTTGCCGCGCGTCATCGGCTGCGATAACGCGATGTTGTGGGTAGCCACTGGCAACCAACAGAAGCCAGATGCCGCTTTAAAAGATGGCGGTGTCGATGCCGTTGTCGCACCTGAGTTATTAAAAGAGGCTTCTCTAGACTTACTGAAAAGTACTATTGCCGGTGAGTTTGACTATAAAGCGCGCCGCGTAGAGAAAACCACGCCGGTTAAGTTGAATGACATTGAGCGAATGATGTCCTTTACCACTGGTAAAGCAATGGTTGCTCAGCAAGCTGGTCGCCATATGCCTGCTCCCCTGACTGCCGCTAAGTCAATGGAACGCAATGCCGGTCTCAACCGCGCAGAAGCGATTGAAGTTGAGATAGATCACTTTATTAAGTTAGTACGCACGCCACAATCTGCAGCGCTGGTTGGTTTGTTCTTAAGCGAGCAGGCAGTGAGCAAAGCTGCGCGTGGTTTTGCCAAAGCCGGTGGCGATGTTAAGCAAGCAGCCGTGCTGGGTGCGGGCATAATGGGCGGCGGTATTGCCTATCAGTCCGCTTATAAGGGCACACCAATCTTGATGAAGGATATTGCCGAAGCGGGTATTGAGCTGGGCATGAAGGAGGCGGGCAAATTGCTGGCCAAGCGTGTGTCTCGCGGCCGTATGACCGCTGACAAAATGTCTGCGGTATTGAACAGCATTCGCCCATCATTGAGCTATGACGGTTTCGACAAGGCAGACGTTATCGTCGAGGCCGTTGTTGAAAACCCAAAAGTGAAGCGCGCAGTACTTGCTGAGACCGAAAAACATATCCGTAAAGATGCGGTTTTAGCGTCGAATACATCTACAATTTCCATTACACATCTCGCGGAAGCTCTTGAAAGACCAGAGAATTTCTGTGGTATGCACTTCTTTAATCCAGTGCATGCAATGCCTTTGGTTGAGGTTATTCGCGGTGAAAAAACCAGCGAGTCGACTGTTGCTAAGGTTGTTAAGTACGCACTCCAAATGGGTAAAACCCCAATTGTCGTTAACGATTGCCCGGGCTTTTATGTAAACCGCGTACTGTTTCCTTATTTTGCTGGCTTCGACATGCTGATTCGCGATGGCGCCGATTTCCGCAAAGTCGACAAGGTGATGGAAGGCTTCGGTATGCCAATGGGTCCAGCTTATTTGATGGACGTTGTGGGTATTGATACCGGCTACCACGCCGCTGAAGTCATGGCTGACGGTTTCCCAGATCGGATGCGTCACGACTTTACCGGTATTTCGCAGATGATGTTTGAGGCCAAGCGTTACGGTCAGAAAAACGGCATTGGCTTCTATCGCTACGAAGAAGACAAGAAGGGCAAGCCCAAGAAGTGTGAAGACGACACTGCCCTGGAAATGGCAGCTAAAGCCAAGCAAGCCAGTGTTGAGCTGAGCGATGACGACATTCAGGCGCGGATGATGATACCGATGTGTATCGAAACCGTGCGCTGCATTGATGAAGGTATCTTGCGTGACCCAGCTGACGCCGATATGGGCTTGGTTATGGGTATTGGCTTCCCTGTATTCCGCGGTGGCGCGTTGCGCTATATCGATCAGATGGGTGCTAAAGCATTCTGCGAAATGGCTGACCGCTATGCAGATCTCGGGCCCTTGTACCAGCCTACTGCCAGCCTGCGGGCGATGGCGGCGAATGGCGAAACTTTCTTTAAATAA